A region of the Acinetobacter defluvii genome:
ATTTAATGGTTCAACATGAAGCACGTATTCGTAATGGTATGATTGCTTATGATCAACTAGAAAAATTACGTGCAGGTGATACTTCTGCTGAATTAAAAGCAGCATTTGAACAAACTCAAAAAGACTTAGGCTATGGCTTACTTCTTAAAAAATACACTACCAATGTAGTAGATGCGACAGATGATCAAATCAAAGCTGCTGCAAAAGATACTATTCCACATGTACCAAGTTTATTCTGGTCATTCCGTGCAATGGTCGCTTCTGGTTTCTTAATGCTGTTGTTATTTGCACTTGCTGCTTTCGCAGTTGTAAAACGTAATGCTGAAAGCAAACCGTGGTTATTGAAATTTGCATTATTTTCACTTCCTTTGCCTTGGATTGCAGCGCAAACAGGTTGGTATGTAGCAGAGGTTGGTCGTCAACCATGGACAATTGGTGAAGTACTTCCGACTCATTTATCTACATCTAGTTTAAGTACGGGTGATGTTTGGGGTTCAATCATTGCACTTGCAGCGTTCTATACTGTACTTCTCATCATTGAAATGTACTTAATGATCAAATTTGCTCGCTTAGGACCAAGTTCTTTGCATACTGGTAAATATCATTTTGAAAAATTAGAAGCTAAAAACCAAGCTGTTGGGGAGGCTCAATCATGATCGAATATGAATTACTGAAAATTATTTGGTGGGTTCTCGTTGGGGTGTTGCTGATTGGTTTCGCCCTCACCGATGGCTTCGACATGGGTTCAATGGCGATCATGCCATTCGTAGGTAAAACTGACGATGAACGTCGTGCGGCAATCAATACGATTGCTCCACACTGGGACGGCAACCAAGTTTGGTTCATTACCGCAGGTGGTGCATTATTTGCTGCATGGCCTATGGTGTATGCAACAGCGTTCTCTGGAATGTATTGGGCGCTGCTCTTGGTGTTGTTTGCCCTGTTCTTACGACCAGTAGGTTTTGACTATCGCTCCAAACTTGAAAATACCAAATGGCGTAAGTCTTGGGACTGGGGATTATGTATCGGTGGTGCTGTACCTGCCCTCGTATTTGGTGTAGCTTTTGGTAATATGTTCTTAGGCGTACCATTTACTTTAGACGAAACTGTACGTTCAACTTACACAGGTAGTTTCTTTGCGCTACTTAACCCATTTGCATTGATCTGCGGTTTAGTTAGCCTTGCAATGTTAAATGCTCATGGTGGTGCATGGCTTATGCTGCGTACTGATGGTGCTTTACGTGAACGTTCTGCCAAAGCCACTCAGCTTATGGGGATCGTCTTCCTTGTGTGTTTCTTAGGTGCAGGCGCATGGTTATACTTTGGTAATATCGAAGGTTATACACTAGCGCAGCCATTTGACACCAATGCTGTTGCTAATCCATTGGCAAAAGAAGTGATTACAAACAATAACCATGGTTGGATGAACAACTACTCAACTTATCCGATTACCATTTTTGCTCCTATTGCCGCTATTTTAGGTAGTTTGATCGTGATCGCTGCTGCTGGTAAAGCAAAAGCAGGCTTGAGTTTTACTGGAACTTCACTCATGATTGTGGGTGCAATCTTAACTGCTGGTTTTGCATTGTTCCCATTCCTTATGCCTTCAAGCATCAACCCTGTTTCAAGCTTGACCATGTGGGATGCAGTTTCAAGTAAAAATACTTTAACTGTAATGACTGTTGCAGCTTGTATATTTGTGCCAATCATTTTGTGTTATACCACTTGGTGTTACTACAAAATGTGGGGTGTTATCACCAACAAACATGTACAAGAAAATTCACACAGTCTTTATTAAGTTAAAGTCTAAGGAGAAACAAATATGTGGTATTTCGCTTGGATTCTTGGAATTTTGATGGCATGTTTTGCAGGTGTACTCAGTGCCCTATATATCGAGCATCATCAAGATTTAGATGAGGAATAACAACATGACAGAAATCGCAATGACTACTGAAGAAAGAAAGCCTAACAAATTTGCAATGGTTGTTTCATTTTTATTGGCATTGCCTTTAGCTACGGTTTTATTGGTTCACCCTGCAATGATGCTGGATGCCAATGGTCACTATAATCATACAGCTTTGATGATGGTGATGATTGGTATCTCTGGTGGCTTTATTTATGGCGTAGGATTTCTGCCACGTTTTTGGTTATGGAAATGGTTGTTTAGCCCTTATGTTGCATGGCCACTCATGCTTTGGGGTTACTACACTTGGTTCTTAACCTAATGATTTAAAAGAAAACCCTGATTTATTCAGGGTTTTTTTATATCTAGTTATCAAATCCAAATACAAAACGTATTTTGCCATGCAATTTTTTTAATCGAATAACTTCATTAAAAAAATACGCTAGATATTCACGAATGTCCTGTTGCCAATTAACCTTTACACAATCACCAATTTTTCCTTTTAAATATTCTTCCTCGGTCACAATAGTGGTACTAGGTTTATACTGAGAATAATCAAAATTTGGATCGGACTTTTTATTCCATTTTGAATATTCACTATAAAGGATCAATCCATCCAACCAGCTTATTTTTGGTGATGAATTCCACTCAATCATTTCATGATCACTTAACCATGAATAAGAATGATCCCCTAGCCATATTTCATAGTTATCTTCTGGATAGGAAGTTTCAATTTGAATGCGACTATTCCACAAGTTTAGAGAGTGAGTTTTATACATATTTTCTTCATTTAAATAAACTTCTTTGGGTAATCCTCTAGGTAAATCAATATAACTAAAATCATTGGAATTTCGCATATTAGCCAGTATCGAAAATAAGTAATAATCTCTTTTCTCATCGTATTCTGATGCGACATCAACCCATAAATTTAAGTTTGGTTCATATTTTTGAAAAAAACCATGAATATCTGTTCCCATTTACCTTCTTCTCATTTTTCTTAATGATAAAATATTAGAAATCTAAATAACTTTCCTCATTTCTAATAAATTTAATTTTACTATCGGTATTCCCACATTCGCATCCAATGGATAATCCTCCTCAACGCCAGTATGGATATATCCTCGTCTTTCATAAAATGCAATTAATTCTGTACGAACATTCAGTACCCACATCACATATGTTTTTAAATCAGATTGAACAGATGTAGCATATTTTTCAGCATAATCTAAAACCAATTTTCCCAACCCTTGATTTTGCCAATCAGGTGCAGTGGCAAAAGTCCCGATTTCTACGGCGAAATCATTAAAAGTTAAACCAATACATGCCACGATCTGATGTTCATGCTCAGCAACAATCAAATAAAAATTGTTATTTTCTAATAGTTGCTCTAGCTGATTTTGTGAAATCCTCTCGCCTGCAACAAGGTCGGCTTCCGTTGTCCATGTATTTTTATTTTTCTGACGATATGCCGAATTGATTAACGCTATCAATTGCGGAATGTCGTTGATTAAAGCTAAACGATAATTTAAAAGTAGGTGTGGCATTGTCATTTTTGATCATGTCTTCATTTTTAGAAAATAATAGCTTAACCAGCTTATTTTTATTCATCAATTTTAACTCATTCTTCTTTCCATAGAGTCTATTTTCATACTGAAATAAAAATGTATTGTCCAACAATCTTTAAGTTTTCTCATCATCAAGACTTAACACATCGCTCAGTTCTGCTATGCTAAAGCTTACTTATTCTTAAGCATGGATGAATCGCATGAGCGTAACAATTGGCACCCCACTCCAATCTTCTGCTTTTAAAGTACTCCTTTTAGGTTCTGGGGAATTGGGCAAAGAAGTCGTTATTTCATTACAACGCTTAGGTGTCGAAGTACACGCAGCAGATCGTTATGAAAATGCGCCTGCCATGCAAGTTGCACATTTTTCTTATGTGTTAAATATGGCTGACCCTGAACACCTCAAACAACTCATCGAAAAAGTAAAACCGAATTTAATCGTTCCTGAAATTGAAGCCATTGCAACGCAAGTATTAGTTGAAGTCGAAGAACAAAATATCACAACAGTCATTCCATCAGCAAAAGCGGTGAATTTAACCATGAACCGTGAAGGTATTCGCCGTTTAGCTGCTGAAGAGTTAGGTCTACCCACTTCTGCATATCGTTTTGCAGATTCATTAGAAAGTTTCCGTGCAGCTTGTGATGACATTGGTTATCCAAACTTTGTTAAACCTGTCATGTCTTCATCAGGTAAAGGTCAATCTCGCGTGAAAGAGTTTGCTGAAGTTGATGCGGCTTGGGAATATGCACAAACAGGTGGTCGGGTGAATCAAGGTAAAGTAATTGTAGAATCACAAATTGATTTTGACTTTGAAATTACCCTTTTAACCGTTCGTGCCAAAAACCCACAAACGGGCGAAATTGAGACCCATTTCTGTGATGCGATTGGTCATCGCCAAGATGCTGGTGACTATGTGGAAAGTTGGCAACCGCAGCCTATGACTGAAGCGGCACTCATCGAAGCAAAACGTATCGCCAATAAAGTTACTGTAGCACTCGGTGGCTGTGGTATTTTTGGGGTAGAACTATTTGTCAAAGGTGACAAAGTATGGTTTAGTGAAGTTTCACCTCGCCCGCACGATACAGGTTTAGTGACACTAGCTTCGCAATATCAAAGTGAGTTTGAGTTACATGCACGTGCGATTTTAGGTTTACCTGTGAATACTGCACGTCATAGCATTGCAGCGAGTGCTGTCATTTATGCAGGTGTTGATGCTCAAAATCTTACATTTTCTGGCTTGAATCTTGCTTTAGAAAATCCAAATACAGACTTACGACTATTTGGTAAGCCAGAAGGCTTTGAGCGTCGTCGTATGGGTGTGGCAACTGCACGTGCTGAAAGCACTGAGCAAGCACGTCAATGGGCTTTTGATACAGCGTCCAAAGTCACCGTTCAGTTGAATGATTGAACCCATGTTTTTAAAAATTTACGGACAATAATTTTATGATCAACACCTCTCCTCTGTTGAATTACGTCAGTAGTAATCATGATATTCAAGCTATTAACCAATGGCGTACCGATGTAGAACAACAGTTGCAAGAGGCATTTGAACAAGGACAACCGATTCGTGAGGTGATCCATGCCCGTTCTAATTTTATTGATGAAGCGTTGATTTTTTTATGGGAA
Encoded here:
- a CDS encoding cyd operon YbgE family protein; this translates as MTEIAMTTEERKPNKFAMVVSFLLALPLATVLLVHPAMMLDANGHYNHTALMMVMIGISGGFIYGVGFLPRFWLWKWLFSPYVAWPLMLWGYYTWFLT
- the cydB gene encoding cytochrome d ubiquinol oxidase subunit II; protein product: MIEYELLKIIWWVLVGVLLIGFALTDGFDMGSMAIMPFVGKTDDERRAAINTIAPHWDGNQVWFITAGGALFAAWPMVYATAFSGMYWALLLVLFALFLRPVGFDYRSKLENTKWRKSWDWGLCIGGAVPALVFGVAFGNMFLGVPFTLDETVRSTYTGSFFALLNPFALICGLVSLAMLNAHGGAWLMLRTDGALRERSAKATQLMGIVFLVCFLGAGAWLYFGNIEGYTLAQPFDTNAVANPLAKEVITNNNHGWMNNYSTYPITIFAPIAAILGSLIVIAAAGKAKAGLSFTGTSLMIVGAILTAGFALFPFLMPSSINPVSSLTMWDAVSSKNTLTVMTVAACIFVPIILCYTTWCYYKMWGVITNKHVQENSHSLY
- the cydX gene encoding cytochrome bd-I oxidase subunit CydX yields the protein MWYFAWILGILMACFAGVLSALYIEHHQDLDEE
- a CDS encoding GNAT family N-acetyltransferase translates to MPHLLLNYRLALINDIPQLIALINSAYRQKNKNTWTTEADLVAGERISQNQLEQLLENNNFYLIVAEHEHQIVACIGLTFNDFAVEIGTFATAPDWQNQGLGKLVLDYAEKYATSVQSDLKTYVMWVLNVRTELIAFYERRGYIHTGVEEDYPLDANVGIPIVKLNLLEMRKVI
- the purT gene encoding formate-dependent phosphoribosylglycinamide formyltransferase, producing MNRMSVTIGTPLQSSAFKVLLLGSGELGKEVVISLQRLGVEVHAADRYENAPAMQVAHFSYVLNMADPEHLKQLIEKVKPNLIVPEIEAIATQVLVEVEEQNITTVIPSAKAVNLTMNREGIRRLAAEELGLPTSAYRFADSLESFRAACDDIGYPNFVKPVMSSSGKGQSRVKEFAEVDAAWEYAQTGGRVNQGKVIVESQIDFDFEITLLTVRAKNPQTGEIETHFCDAIGHRQDAGDYVESWQPQPMTEAALIEAKRIANKVTVALGGCGIFGVELFVKGDKVWFSEVSPRPHDTGLVTLASQYQSEFELHARAILGLPVNTARHSIAASAVIYAGVDAQNLTFSGLNLALENPNTDLRLFGKPEGFERRRMGVATARAESTEQARQWAFDTASKVTVQLND